From the genome of Solanum pennellii chromosome 6, SPENNV200:
ataaaatagtaacttttgaaaaacaaaccaaaaaaattgactaattaccacaaattaattaatgaccGTTCAAACTTCAAATAATCAATTCTCGATCCCATAGACTAGAGAAACGTACATCTAGagttttcttaaagttttatGCAAATAAGTCTAATAACGGTATAAACTAGCTAGAATATCCAACACGAAATTCTCATTGCAATTAATAGGAACACtaaatttaaaatctatatgcataaattattttctttcttaaattggtGTCTAATGTCTGTATTAAAGTTTCGCTTAAATTTAGATGTCTACGAAGCTCATTTGGCGCTCCCAACATACTCAGTCGAAATATCTTATTAAGGATGAAGTAATTCTATCACTACACTACAATCGTGTTCGTGTTGGTACATGGATTAGGTTCTCCAACTAACTTTTCTAACTGCAAAAACTTTTGAGTACACTACTTCATATATGTTTGATCATCATTAAATTTTTAGTACTCATCCAATAACTAacacaaaaataatgttttcaTCTTTTCCACTAGcttctttaatttcttaaaaatagaagcaattttttttctcttcctaaTTCTCTAAACTGAATTTTTTGCTTTATACAACTGAACTAAATAACCTTATCTTCTATCAACTTCCCATAAAGTACTCTTTAgctttcataaaatatattccAGCCAAATTTAGTAAACCACCaccttatatttaatttgtaacttattaaaatgaaatattactatttttagcAAGTTTCATTATACACCAATCACTATAAATATTGGCCCCAACAAGTGACCAATACACAAgaaacacatacatatatacatgcatttgtctatcaaaataaaaatggcTTATTTTCAAAGACTAATTAGTTGTATTTTTGTGCTTTTTCTTTTGTCCTTAGCTTTTGCATGTGAAGCTAGggttttacttgatgaaaaaaatGCAAATGATCAAGGGCTTGTTAGAGTCAATGGTGCACATTTTGAACTCAATGGATCACCTTTTCTATTCAATGGTTTCAACTCCTACTGGCTAATGCATGTTGCTGCTGAGCCTAGTGAGAGGTACAAGGTCTCCGAGGTCCTTCGCGAAGCATCTTCTGCAGGGCTCTCTGTATGTTGTACTTGGGCTTTTAGTGATGGAGGTGATAGGGCATTACAAATTTCACCTGGTGTTTATGATGAACGTGTTTTTCAGGTAGTACATTCGTTTGTGTCATTTCATATGACATTGACTAACACCTTTCTATATTTGAAAACTCTTTATAATAACATTGAACTTCTACCTATAATCCTATAatgttatatgtttttaaaatgacattttaacACTACAAGTTTATCTTTTTCAACTTATGACCACAAGTATTTTTAATAAAGGTACTTTTAATACGTAAAAGAATCCATTTATTTCTTGAACTTTGTATACAGTCAAACAACATATTACTACATTATGTAGGGTTTGGATTTTGTTATATCGGAGGCTAAGAAGTATGGAGTTCGATTAATCTTGAGCTTTGTAAACAACTACAACGATTTTGGAGGGAAAGCTCAATATGTTCAATGGGCGCGAAATGCAGGAGCTCAGATAAATGGAGACGATGATTTCTACACTAATTATATTACCAAAAATTATTACAAGAATCACATTAAGGTAACAAAAACCTAgcactcattaattaattaacacatgctaatgtttaattttaattattaagtaCAATTATTGTTAATGCAGAAAGTTGTTACAAGGTTCAATACCATTTCTGGAATGACATACAAAGATGATTCAACTATCATGGCATGGGAACTCATGAATGAGCCTAGGAACCAAGCTGATTATTCTGGAAATACTCTTAACGTACGTACGTCTGAATTAAATGAATTGATTTCTCAAATGGTCACTCGGTCAACTGATTAATTATGAGTACTAGTTATTATTTCACAAAGTAACTATTAGTTCAATCGAGTGATCATCTGAGA
Proteins encoded in this window:
- the LOC107022896 gene encoding mannan endo-1,4-beta-mannosidase 5, giving the protein MHLSIKIKMAYFQRLISCIFVLFLLSLAFACEARVLLDEKNANDQGLVRVNGAHFELNGSPFLFNGFNSYWLMHVAAEPSERYKVSEVLREASSAGLSVCCTWAFSDGGDRALQISPGVYDERVFQGLDFVISEAKKYGVRLILSFVNNYNDFGGKAQYVQWARNAGAQINGDDDFYTNYITKNYYKNHIKKVVTRFNTISGMTYKDDSTIMAWELMNEPRNQADYSGNTLNAWVQEMATFVKSLDNKHLLEIGMEGFYGDSVPERKSINPGYQVGTDFISNHLIKEIDFATIHAYTDQWLSGQSDDAQMIFMQKWMTSHWQDAKNILKKPLVLAEFGKSSRDPGYNQNIRDTFMSTIYRNIYSLAKDGGTMGGSLIWQLVAQGMENYEDGYCIELGKNPSTAGIITSQSHAMTALAHLVKIYD